Sequence from the Sulfuracidifex tepidarius genome:
TTTTAATCCAATGATTGTGACGTCATTGACCAAAATTTAGGTGAGCTCGTAGTAGGTTAACAGTACATTCAAAGCGTTAGCTCTCGCGGAGTTTCTAAGGGACGACTCTTAGATCAAAAGTCAAAACTCTCAGTCGCTCTGGCTTCCACGTGCTTACTTTCCAGAGGCCTAAGCTGTATTTCACATGTCAGGTTTTCCCCTCTTTTAATTATTGACTTGATCTACACTGTAACTTCCCGTCTTTGTAAAGTCAAGGAAAACCAATGGTATCACTTATACTTCATCAAGCGTTAGGGCAAGAAACGTTCAGTCTCGACGTCAAAGCTCACCGCGCTACATCACGTTACATGTTAGACCATTATCTACCTTGGATATGAGCGTCTTTGTAGCCAACATTGAGGTCTCTGGTAGTGTAGATCTGAAACGTAGACCTTGTCTTTTAAGGCCTGACTGAGTATAAATACAGTGTAATAATACATTTATTAAGATATAAATCTGATAAACTTTATATCTTCTGAACTTTCACCCTTTCACATCCGTGACTTCCCTGGGTTACTTAGAGACATGAGGACTTTTACAGCCGCGGAAGGGAGCCTAACTGCACACAGATCATAACAGTAATCCGTCTCAGCAGTTTACCTATTCATTTTCAAATCATTACATTTAACAAGTTTAAAAATAAAAGTCCTTATTTAATAAAAACTAATATTATCAAATATTTTAACCTATTAACACAACATTATCAGTACGTCATTAGTAGATATAGTTCAAATGCCAAGCTACCCGAACAGGAGAGGGAAACCAAGATGAGACAACTGTTGGGCTAGGAGGAGATAAAGAATGAGAGTTGTCACATTGTTTCAAACCCTCTAAGGATCACTACAAACGTTAGTCTTCTTTCAATTTTACACATTTTTACGAAGTGGTTTCAAACCCTCTAAGGATCACTACAAACCTATGGCTAGTGGAAACTTCTGAGCGTCTGAGTTGAGGTTTCAAACCCTCTAAGGATCACTACAAACTCCTTTGTGAAGGCGGGGTTGAACTTGTGTTCAGGGAGTTTCAAACCCTCTAAGGATCACTACAAACATCATTCGTAGACTGAATAGACTGACAGGATTTTAGGTTTCAAACCCTCTAAGGATCACTACAAACTCCTAACGAAGGCATGGCTTTGGCTTTCACGTATGAGTTTCAAACCCTCTAAGGATCACTACAAACAGATAGTACACCTCCTATACTTAACACACCGTCCGAGTTTCAAACCCTCTAAGGATCACTACAAACGATGTATCATGATAACCCTTATCCCGCTTTACACGGGTTTCAAACCCTCTAAGGATCACTACAAACGCAGGTGAGGAAAAATGACTTTCTTAGACCCTGATATGTTTCAAACCCTCTAAGGATCACTACAAACTGGATTGTGAAAGAAGATGTTCTTCATACATAGGGCTAGTTTCAAACCCTCTAAGGATCACTACAAACCTTTTGAAACTACCCAAATGATGAATCCTGTATTGGTGTTTCAAACCCTCTAAGGATCACTACAAACTTCTTAGGAAAACTCATGAAAAAGCTCAGCCTACATAGTTTCAAACCCTCTAAGGATCACTACAAACACAAGGGCACTTCCTAGAGAGGATAGTATGCTCATAGTTTCAAACCCTCTAAGGATCACTACAAACCGGTTTTGTCTAGTGTGTATTCCATATTGAACGACTAGTTTCAAACCCTCTAAGGATCACTACAAACTTAACCAAGGAAGATCACTTTCTATGTTTACCCAAAGGTTTCAAACCCTCTAAGGATCACTACAAACGACTAGGACTTTGAGGTGCACTCATCTCAATAAAAGTTTCAAACCCTCTAAGGATCACTACAAACCATGAATGTACATGAAACACTGGCGTCCTCATGATGTTTCAAACCCTCTAAGGATCACTACAAACATTTATCAGGACATAGGGAAGTCATTCGCCCTGTCCTGTTTCAAACCCTCTAAGGATCACTACAAACTTGTCTTAACGATGAGGAATCCTTATCACCTACTTTTAGTTTCAAACCCTCTAAGGATCACTACAAACTAAGTAGAACATTGTATCTTGAGGTGTTACTAGCTCGGGTTTCAAACCCTCTAAGGATCACTACAAACAGAAAGAAGGGGTATTCATAGAGCCGAGACCGTTGTTTCAAACCCTCTAAGGATCACTACAAACTCGCAGGGCTAGTAGCTTACATGCTTAGTCCTGATTAGTTTCAAACCCTCTAAGGATCACTACAAACCATTCTTCATATTTCGGTTGAACTTTGCCCTCTTTGTTTCAAACCCTCTAAGGATCACTACAAACTCATCACAGGAGGAGGTGCATGCTCATGCTCACCTGTAGTTTCAAACCCTCTAAGGATCACTACAAACCCTGCAGGAAGTCGAAGCCAAAGATAGGGGACTCCTGGTTTCAAACCCTCTAAGGATCACTACAAACAGCATACCATTCTATGTTCTGATTGTTATGTGAAAGGTTTCAAACCCTCTAAGGATCACTACAAACCAGTTTTCGAACTCACCTTTTCACCTTGTGATGAACAGGTTTCAAACCCTCTAAGGATCACTACAAACTTAACCGGAGGGTTCGTGTCCGCAGTCGGACACGAATGTTTCAAACCCTCTAAGGATCACTACAAACCCCGTAACAGCTTATCCTTCTTCTGGTACTAGTACTACGTTTCAAACCCTCTAAGGATCACTACAAACAAGATAAACTCGATGAAATGGAAGATATGGAATTAATGTTTCAAACCCTCTAAGGATCACTACAAACCAGGAACTGTAGATACTAACATCACCAACTCCATCATGTTTCAAACCCTCTAAGGATCACTACAAACCAGTTTTCGAACTCACCTTTTCACCTTGTGATGAACAGGTTTCAAACCCTCTAAGGATCACTACAAACTTAACCGGAGGGTTCGTGTCCGCAGTCGGACACGAATGTTTCAAACCCTCTAAGGATCACTACAAACCCCGTAACAGCTTATCCTTCTTCTGGTACTAGTACTACGTTTCAAACCCTCTAAGGATCACTACAAACAAGATAAACTCGATGAAATGGAAGATATGGAATTAATGTTTCAAACCCTCTAAGGATCACTACAAACCAGGAACTGTAGATACTAACATCACCAACTCCATCATGTTTCAAACCCTCTAAGGATCACTACAAACTAATCAGCTTTGCTACTGAATTGCCGAGCGGTGGGGGTTTCAAACCCTCTAAGGATCACTACAAACATTTATCAGGACATAGGGAAGTCATTCGCCCTGTCCTGTTTCAAACCCTCTAAGGATCACTACAAACTTGTCTTAACGATGAGGAATCCTTATCACCTACTTTTAGTTTCAAACCCTCTAAGGATCACTACAAACTAAGTAGAACATTGTATCTTGAGGTGTTACTAGCTCGGGTTTCAAACCCTCTAAGGATCACTACAAACAGAAAGAAGGGGTATTCATAGAGCCGAGACCGTTGTTTCAAACCCTCTAAGGATCACTACAAACTCGCAGGGCTAGTAGCTTACATGCTTAGTCCTGATTAGTTTCAAACCCTCTAAGGATCACTACAAACCTATATACTCTTTTCTATCCACCTGTTTAGGGTTACTGTTTCAAACCCTCTAAGGATCACTACAAACAATTTTGAAAAACGTCTTCTGTATGTCTGTGTACCAGGTTTCAAACCCTCTAAGGATCACTACAAACAGGTGTCTAAAGTCCCGATACCGCTAGGCATGACATAGTTTCAAACCCTCTAAGGATCACTACAAACGGAATCGGCTTAGCTGTAGGAGCAGGGGCATACTACTAGTTTCAAACCCTCTAAGGATCACTACAAACCCACTCATTCCAATTACTGTATATTTGTACTCTTGTTGTTTCAAACCCTCTAAGGATCACTACAAACTAGGAGATGTGTTAGGAGATGTAGCAGACGGGCTAAGAGTTTCAAACCCTCTAAGGATCACTACAAACAAGAGAGAGAGACAATCCTCTCTTTTGTCTTGTCATTGTGTTTCAAACCCTCTAAGGATCACTACAAACATCTTTAACATAGATACCAGCCTCGGTAAACATATCGTTTGGTTTCAAACCCTCTAAGGATCACTACAAACCCTGCTTAATTCTATGTAAAAACTCCCTAAAAAACGTTACTCTGAATTCGGCAGTGAAGTCGCACCATCAACTTCCCTTTCACTGCCGAGGGAGTTTTACGTGAAAAATAATATGTTTTGAAAAACATATTTCGTTCTCCCTTTCACTGCCGAATTTTTGACTTCCTTCTACTATCTGAAAATTTTTAAACACAGAAATCAACTATTCTTTATGTCGATTTACCTGAGACCGGACGTTGTGATCACGGGTACCTTGATCTGGTACTCAAAGGTTTGCCCCCGTGAAGTCTGGTACATGGCTAGACACGTCACTCCATTCGAGGGACATTCGAAGTTAGAGAAGGGCAGAGCGATACATCAGATATATGGAGACGAACTACCGATCTCCCTAGATGGAATGAAGATAGACGCGTTTAGGAAGGAGGACAGGACTGTAGTTGAGATCAAGTCATCCTCGAGACATGTGGAGTCAGCAATGGCACAAACTAACTATTACCTCTACAGACTGAAGGAAGTGGGACTCGAGTGCGAAGGAGAAGTCTACGTCCCAAAAAAGGACGAGAGGATCAGGGTGACCCTCGACGAGGAGAAGGTTAAAAAAGACATGGAGGAGGTTAGGAGGATAGTAGAGTCCGGCTCTCCCCCTCCCAGGGTCAGGATCAAGTTCTGCAGGAGGTGTGCTTATAAGGACTTGTGCTGGGGGTAAACGTGTACATGATCAGAGAGAACTCATTTAGATAGGGCGATTTTCCTTCTGTGTCCAGACTGGTGTGATCTATGAAATAGTTCAAACGTTATTAACTCACTACTCTTTTGCTTTGTGTGTCTCTTGAATATATTTCAGCAGAAAGATACAGCAAAAATAAATCTTGTCAGAGTAGTACGCCTTACCTCCGTAGGACTTGTCCACCTCCTTGCCCTCCCCTCGTCCCTTCACTGTGTTCACTGCTGATTCCACCTAGTTGGTCGTGACCTCAGCGCTCACCACCTTGAACTCGTCCTCCTCCACCATGACCTTGAGGAAGTGGGAGTCTCCCTCCTCTCCTTCCCCTTACTACCACCTACTGTCCCCCCGTCGTAGTGCCCACCACCGTACCGTCAGCTACCACCTCGAGCTCGTCGCTCGCCTCGGGGAAGTCCACGTCTATGTCCCTCACCCTCCCCCATATGGTGAAGTAGTCCAAACTCGTGGGGATCACGTTCATTTCGGCGAGGGCGCTCAACACCCCCTATATGGCCTTGTAAGAAGAGGTGTAAGAAAGCCAGGAAGTCAGTGAACTCTGGGTGCTTTGTAGCTCTCCCTCGCGTACCCGTCATCTCCTGGAGCAACTCCCACCACTGTTCGAAGACGTAAAAGGAAACGTCACCTAGTACCTCGTCACCACGTCCTCATCGTACTTGCTCCAGTCTTGGTGTGCTTCCTCTTCTTTTTCTTTTCCATGAGTAATACCCAGCATATTCACTCAAAAACTTTTGTATAATTCTGGAGAGACCCACAAAGGACTACTCTTTTCAGTAATTTGAAAACGTTTCAGATCCTTTGACATTGAATCTAAAAATACACTAAATACTAAATAGAGAGGATATTTAAAATAACTTTTCACATAAGTCGTGATAAGAACTGAAGCGGTGCATGAGGCATTCTTGAGCTGTTCTGCGAATTACTTAAAACCCTGAACGTCATAAATGTAAGTTCTTTAGTTATCATATTTCTCAATCGTCAAATTAAAGGAAGTCCTACTTTTGGGCACTGACCTCTTAACGAGGATCTTTCGAATTGTTGTCAAGTAAAGAGATTTTTAGCCTCGATCCAAGGGTATGAGCTCCCCAGCTCCGAACCATTTGTTAAGCTAACGAAGTTCCCATGCGTGTCGTTACATGAATTGAACAGCCCGCAATTCCTTTTCCCTCTAGGCTTTTGAACATAGTGTGAAAAATACAAGCCTTAACGCTCAAGGGCAAAGTACCCTCCACTTAACGAAGAAATTTAGCGATACAAGAAGAGTACGAGGAAAAAGGTGAGAGAGAAAGGATTTAAATTATTAAGCTACATTAAATGCTAATGAAAAGGCTCTTCATCGTAGCTAACGGTACGCTGAAGAGGAAGAGTAACACGCTTGCCCTCGAGACCAAGGAAGGCACTAAGTACGTCCCCATCACTACCGTGGGGTCAGTTTACGTCTTCGGCGAAGTGAGGATGAACAAGAGGTTGCTCCAGTTCCTCAGCAAGAACCACGTCCCAGTCCACTTCTTCGGCAAACATTACCTAGGCTCGTTCTATCCGAGGTTGTTCAACGCGTCCGGCTTCATGGTCCTGAAGCAGGTCGAGGCTTACATGGACCCCAGGAGGAGGGGGGCCATCGCCAGGAAGTTCGTAGAGGGCGCGATCAAGAACATGGCAACGGTTCTCAGGGAGAACAGGCTCTCCGACGATGCCCTCAAGTTGAGGGAGTACATCTCCATGCTCACGGACGACGTGGACTCCACCATGGGGGTAGAGGGGAACGCGAGGAGCTTCTACTTCTCCTGCTTGGACAAAGTCCTCCCTCAAGGTTTCCGGCTGGAGAAGAGGACCAGGAGGCCTCCTGAGAACATGGGGAACTCGCTCATGAGCCTCATGAACACCTTACTATACACTGCAGTCCTCGACGAGGTATACCAGACCCACCTAGACCCGAGGGTGGGTTTCCTCCACTCCACGAACTTCAGGAGGTTCTCCCTCAACTTGGACGTAGCGGAGGTGTTCAGGCCAGTGATAGTGGACAGGCTCATGATATCCATGACTAAGAGGAGGGAGTTGACCGAGGACGACTTCGAGGACATGACCGCTGGGCTCAAGCTAACGCAGGATGGCCTGAAGAAGGTGTTGAGCGCCGTGGACAAGAGGCTCTCCTCCACGGTGAAGGTGGGGAAAAGGAAGATGAGCTACTCCCGGGTGATCAGGACCGAGCTCTACAAGTTGGAGAGACACCTCTCAGGGGACGTAGAGTACTCCCCGTTCCTGATCAGGTGAAAGGACACCTTGTACCGCAGATGTCTAACGAGGCCTTGACCTACACGCCCCTTGTGAATAGAAGCGAGTTTAGCTCTAACCATGACCTCCTCCCCTATCCCTCCAAGACTACCGCACAGCTGTAGAGGGTTCCTCGATAGGAGCTGGGGAGTTCAAGCATGGAAAGAATAGATCAGCTCTCTCCTCTTCTTCCATATGGCTGACCCATGACAGAAAGAGGGTTAGCTAACAGCCCCTGCACGGTCTCCCTGGAATAACTAGGATGGGAGAAGAATTAGTTTTAAGGAGAATTAGATTTATTACTCCTTTGATTAGTTCGTCCATCGTACTCATACTATGAAGATATTAATTTACACTTCTACATTATATAATACCTGCGTATATGATATCTATAACACCTATTGCGTGCGCAAAGACTATACCCAAG
This genomic interval carries:
- a CDS encoding CRISPR-associated protein Cas4 → MSIYLRPDVVITGTLIWYSKVCPREVWYMARHVTPFEGHSKLEKGRAIHQIYGDELPISLDGMKIDAFRKEDRTVVEIKSSSRHVESAMAQTNYYLYRLKEVGLECEGEVYVPKKDERIRVTLDEEKVKKDMEEVRRIVESGSPPPRVRIKFCRRCAYKDLCWG
- the cas1b gene encoding type I-B CRISPR-associated endonuclease Cas1b — translated: MKRLFIVANGTLKRKSNTLALETKEGTKYVPITTVGSVYVFGEVRMNKRLLQFLSKNHVPVHFFGKHYLGSFYPRLFNASGFMVLKQVEAYMDPRRRGAIARKFVEGAIKNMATVLRENRLSDDALKLREYISMLTDDVDSTMGVEGNARSFYFSCLDKVLPQGFRLEKRTRRPPENMGNSLMSLMNTLLYTAVLDEVYQTHLDPRVGFLHSTNFRRFSLNLDVAEVFRPVIVDRLMISMTKRRELTEDDFEDMTAGLKLTQDGLKKVLSAVDKRLSSTVKVGKRKMSYSRVIRTELYKLERHLSGDVEYSPFLIR